A single genomic interval of Granulicella tundricola MP5ACTX9 harbors:
- a CDS encoding FMN-dependent NADH-azoreductase, which translates to MASLLSIESSPRGEYSISRKLTSAFVEEWQKTHAGGTVVNRDLFTTTLPFVDLPWIAGAYTPAEQHSPEMKKALEIGNTLIAELKAADHIVLGTSMYNFSTPAILKAYIDQIVRVNVTFTPQYEGLVKGKKLTIILASGGVYTPGSPTEGYNAESSYLKQVFGFIGITDVNIVLAGGTGAVSMGQRSLEDFVAEFTPAVLEAAK; encoded by the coding sequence ATGGCGTCACTCCTCAGCATTGAATCCAGCCCACGCGGCGAATACTCCATCTCACGCAAGCTCACCTCTGCCTTCGTCGAAGAGTGGCAGAAAACTCATGCAGGCGGAACCGTCGTCAATCGCGACCTCTTCACCACCACCCTCCCCTTCGTCGACCTCCCCTGGATCGCCGGCGCCTACACCCCCGCCGAGCAGCACTCCCCAGAAATGAAGAAGGCCCTCGAGATCGGCAACACCCTCATCGCAGAGCTCAAAGCAGCCGACCACATCGTCCTCGGCACCTCCATGTACAACTTCTCCACCCCCGCCATCCTCAAGGCGTACATCGACCAGATCGTCCGTGTAAACGTCACCTTCACCCCGCAGTATGAAGGCCTCGTCAAGGGCAAGAAGCTCACCATCATCCTCGCTTCAGGCGGCGTCTATACCCCCGGCTCCCCCACCGAGGGCTACAACGCAGAGTCCAGCTACCTCAAGCAGGTCTTCGGCTTCATCGGCATCACGGACGTCAACATCGTCCTCGCCGGCGGCACCGGTGCAGTCTCCATGGGCCAGCGCTCCCTGGAAGACTTCGTCGCAGAGTTCACCCCCGCCGTCCTCGAAGCCGCAAAGTAA
- a CDS encoding DUF2256 and DUF3253 domain-containing protein, which translates to MQKLGYKGQGEAMPDKVRKVERVTPHKDKICKTCGRAFSWRKKWEKDWDVVKYCSDGCRGRQVGEADAQLEAAILELLAERGRDKTICPSEAAKFVGGKDERRDWEGLMEPARAAARRLVAAGRINIMQGGKVVDGSTAKGPIRLKLR; encoded by the coding sequence GTGCAAAAGCTCGGTTACAAAGGTCAGGGTGAGGCTATGCCGGATAAGGTGCGGAAGGTGGAGCGGGTGACTCCGCACAAGGACAAGATCTGTAAGACGTGTGGGCGGGCTTTCTCGTGGCGAAAGAAGTGGGAGAAGGACTGGGATGTGGTGAAGTACTGCTCGGATGGGTGCCGGGGGCGTCAGGTGGGGGAGGCGGATGCTCAGTTAGAGGCGGCGATTCTTGAGTTGCTGGCGGAGCGGGGAAGGGATAAGACGATCTGTCCCTCTGAGGCTGCGAAGTTCGTCGGGGGGAAGGATGAGCGGCGGGATTGGGAGGGGTTGATGGAGCCTGCGCGGGCTGCGGCGAGACGGTTGGTGGCGGCGGGTCGGATCAACATCATGCAGGGTGGGAAGGTGGTGGATGGTTCTACTGCAAAGGGTCCTATTCGTTTGAAGCTGCGGTGA
- the thrS gene encoding threonine--tRNA ligase, with translation MTEQIAVSTIRVQLPDGSIREVPSGTTPLEIATSISPRLAAVVVVAKVKPMAGLDINQSEGGQDDAPDAGSEEAMYDAALSPSAERIIDLAMPLAEDVELWLLKEQDEESLKVLRHSTAHVMATAILELFPETKLGHGPATDAGFFYDVYRETPFTEDDLAAIEKRMGEVVARNDAFVKETEPREDALQEYAAEGEFMKVHFIERFTQAGEPVSLYRNGGFTDFCRGPHVPSTGRVKAFKVTSVAGAYWLGDEKNQQLQRIYGTAFFNAKDMDAHFKRLEEIKARDHRVLGKQLDLFSIQEVAGAGLIFWHPKGGLIRKAMEDWMREDCIKRGYEMVFTPHIMRRELWKISGHEENYGENMYPPMELDDAEYRLKPMNCPGHILIYKNSPKSYRDLPVRYAELGNVYRYERSGTMHGLLRVRGFTQDDAHIFCTPGQIEDEVTACIEFAESVLNTFGFHEFKVELSTWDPNDKKFIGSAEQWGVAVGSLRNALERKGIPYKTIPGEAAFYGPKIDIKLVDVLGRMWQLSTVQFDWNLPARFDLHYKGEDGELHQPVMVHRALFGSVERFFGVLIEHYAGAFPFWLAPVQVGLVPISEKHLEYARTVQQRLKDAGVRVELDERNEKMNAKIREFGVNKVPFILIMGDKESQSDEVSVRTRGKGDGGAMSTEAFVARCLELQKSHSAEL, from the coding sequence ATGACCGAGCAGATTGCAGTGTCCACTATTCGCGTTCAACTTCCAGACGGCAGCATCCGTGAGGTTCCTTCCGGGACTACGCCGCTGGAGATTGCTACCTCTATTTCACCGCGGCTGGCGGCTGTGGTGGTCGTGGCGAAGGTGAAGCCGATGGCTGGGCTGGACATCAACCAGTCTGAAGGCGGGCAGGACGACGCTCCGGATGCGGGGTCCGAAGAGGCGATGTATGACGCTGCGCTTTCGCCTTCGGCGGAGCGGATTATCGACCTGGCGATGCCGCTGGCGGAGGACGTGGAGCTCTGGCTGCTGAAGGAGCAGGATGAGGAGTCGCTGAAGGTGCTTAGGCACTCGACTGCGCATGTGATGGCTACGGCAATCCTGGAGCTGTTTCCGGAGACGAAGCTGGGGCATGGGCCTGCGACGGATGCGGGGTTCTTTTATGACGTATATCGGGAGACTCCTTTTACGGAGGACGACCTGGCGGCGATCGAGAAGAGGATGGGCGAGGTGGTGGCTCGCAACGATGCTTTTGTGAAGGAGACGGAGCCGCGTGAAGACGCGCTGCAGGAGTATGCGGCCGAGGGCGAGTTCATGAAGGTCCACTTCATCGAACGGTTTACGCAGGCGGGGGAGCCGGTTTCGCTGTATCGGAATGGCGGGTTTACGGATTTTTGCCGAGGGCCGCATGTGCCTTCGACCGGCAGGGTGAAGGCGTTCAAGGTGACGTCGGTTGCTGGGGCTTACTGGCTGGGCGATGAGAAGAATCAGCAGTTGCAGCGAATCTATGGGACGGCCTTCTTCAACGCGAAGGATATGGATGCGCACTTCAAGCGGCTGGAGGAGATCAAGGCTCGGGACCACCGGGTGCTGGGTAAGCAGTTGGATCTGTTCAGCATCCAGGAGGTGGCGGGTGCGGGGCTGATCTTCTGGCATCCGAAGGGCGGGCTGATCCGCAAGGCGATGGAAGACTGGATGCGCGAGGACTGCATCAAGCGCGGGTACGAGATGGTGTTTACGCCGCACATCATGCGGCGGGAGCTATGGAAGATCTCCGGGCATGAGGAGAACTATGGCGAGAATATGTATCCGCCGATGGAGCTGGACGATGCGGAGTATCGGCTGAAGCCGATGAACTGTCCTGGGCATATTTTGATTTATAAGAATTCGCCTAAGAGCTATCGTGACCTTCCGGTGCGGTATGCGGAGTTGGGGAATGTGTATCGGTATGAGCGGTCCGGGACGATGCATGGGCTGCTCAGAGTGCGTGGGTTTACGCAGGACGATGCGCATATCTTCTGCACGCCGGGGCAGATTGAAGATGAGGTCACGGCCTGCATCGAGTTTGCGGAGAGCGTGCTGAATACATTCGGCTTCCATGAGTTCAAGGTGGAGCTTTCGACTTGGGACCCCAATGACAAGAAGTTTATTGGGAGTGCGGAGCAGTGGGGAGTCGCTGTCGGGTCACTGAGGAACGCGTTGGAGCGCAAGGGGATTCCGTATAAGACGATTCCGGGGGAGGCTGCGTTCTATGGGCCGAAGATCGATATCAAGCTGGTGGATGTGCTGGGGCGGATGTGGCAGCTTTCGACCGTTCAGTTTGACTGGAATCTGCCGGCTCGGTTCGATCTGCACTACAAGGGTGAGGATGGCGAGCTGCATCAGCCGGTGATGGTGCATCGTGCGCTGTTTGGGAGCGTGGAACGGTTCTTTGGCGTGCTGATCGAGCACTACGCGGGGGCGTTTCCGTTCTGGCTGGCTCCGGTGCAGGTTGGGTTGGTGCCGATTTCGGAGAAGCATCTCGAGTATGCTCGTACGGTTCAGCAGAGGCTCAAGGACGCTGGTGTGCGCGTGGAGCTGGATGAGCGGAACGAGAAGATGAATGCGAAGATCCGTGAGTTTGGGGTGAACAAGGTTCCGTTCATTTTGATCATGGGGGATAAGGAATCGCAGAGTGATGAGGTGAGTGTGAGGACGCGTGGGAAGGGCGATGGCGGGGCTATGTCGACCGAGGCGTTTGTGGCGAGATGCCTGGAGTTGCAGAAGAGCCATTCGGCGGAGCTGTAG